One genomic segment of Trichocoleus sp. includes these proteins:
- a CDS encoding ABC transporter permease — translation MSSPPVSLTDSPPAPSRWKRWFSKLIEPIVLLLPSGVWLLLLLVIPTLMILELSLIPGFRLGQSAGGYGIGNYLEILKPANPYLQEPTNPYLQVISRSLFFAFGSTVLTLLFGFPVAYWIGVMAPARWRNLLLVGFVLPLWTSSLLRAYAWITILRSTGLLNSVLTAIGIPGQEWLNRSPAVFIGMAYSFLPYMVLILYASLEKLDKRLLEAAADLGATPQQSFWRITVPQTLPGIAAGGLLVFIASLGDFVVPELLGGASSMTISRFIFNQFLGATRNWGLGSSLSMILILAVSIAIALMIRYGDRDAVG, via the coding sequence ATGTCTTCTCCACCCGTCTCTCTTACTGACTCTCCGCCTGCCCCCTCTCGCTGGAAACGCTGGTTCAGTAAGCTGATCGAGCCGATCGTTCTACTACTCCCTTCTGGGGTCTGGTTATTGTTGCTGCTGGTCATCCCAACTTTGATGATTCTGGAACTCAGTTTGATCCCAGGATTTCGATTAGGGCAATCCGCAGGAGGCTATGGCATTGGCAATTATCTGGAGATTCTGAAGCCTGCAAATCCCTACCTGCAAGAGCCGACCAACCCCTATCTGCAAGTGATTAGTCGATCGCTATTCTTTGCCTTCGGTTCAACCGTTCTCACCCTGCTGTTTGGGTTTCCGGTTGCTTACTGGATTGGGGTGATGGCTCCCGCTCGCTGGCGGAATCTGCTGCTGGTGGGGTTTGTGCTGCCGCTCTGGACATCTTCCCTGCTGCGTGCCTATGCCTGGATTACCATTCTGCGTTCAACGGGGCTGCTGAATTCAGTCCTGACGGCGATCGGCATCCCGGGTCAGGAATGGCTGAACCGCAGCCCGGCTGTGTTTATTGGCATGGCATATAGCTTTTTGCCCTATATGGTGCTAATTCTCTATGCTTCCCTGGAAAAGCTTGATAAACGATTACTAGAAGCAGCGGCAGACTTAGGCGCAACTCCTCAACAGTCCTTCTGGAGAATTACTGTACCGCAAACGCTGCCTGGTATTGCCGCAGGGGGTCTGCTGGTTTTCATTGCCAGTTTGGGCGATTTTGTTGTGCCAGAACTCTTGGGGGGTGCTTCCAGCATGACCATTTCCCGCTTTATCTTCAACCAGTTTTTGGGGGCAACGCGCAACTGGGGGCTGGGTTCAAGCCTCAGCATGATTCTGATTTTGGCAGTGAGTATTGCAATTGCCTTGATGATTCGGTATGGCGATCGGGATGCGGTTGGATGA
- a CDS encoding glycosyltransferase family 4 protein has product MHIAWIGKKSPFCGNVTYGREVTNALLDRGHQVSFLHFAQEETTVTDGWGDCQEVPIPFLYKSQIYTIPSLKSSRVLTQALRKLKPDLVHASLTLSPLDFLLPEICQELNLPLVATFHPPFARKPRNLTSSTQQLTYQLYAPSLANYDRTIVFSKIQRDLLARLGVPKAKLAVIPNGVDAEKYSPGLSKLKTELNAQRIFVYQGRISVEKNVESLLRAWKHSEMRQGSKLVIVGNGPLAPSLMATYGEEMGVIWLGFVADEQQRIQILRGSDVFILPSLVEGLSLSLLEAMACGVACFATDAGADGEVMESGAGVVLSTQRVATQLQTLLPLFQDHPELTMLLGRKARQRVLDRYTLKENITQIEALYKKVLQEQRVYFSSSV; this is encoded by the coding sequence ATGCACATTGCCTGGATTGGAAAGAAATCTCCGTTTTGCGGCAACGTCACCTATGGTCGAGAAGTTACAAATGCTCTCCTCGATCGGGGACATCAAGTTAGTTTTCTTCACTTTGCCCAGGAAGAAACAACAGTCACAGACGGATGGGGGGATTGTCAGGAAGTCCCGATTCCTTTCCTCTACAAGTCGCAGATCTATACGATTCCATCGCTCAAATCGAGTCGGGTCTTGACTCAAGCACTGCGAAAGCTCAAGCCTGATCTGGTTCATGCATCACTGACCCTTTCTCCGCTGGATTTTCTGCTGCCTGAAATTTGTCAGGAGTTAAACCTACCCCTCGTTGCCACATTCCATCCTCCCTTTGCCCGTAAGCCTCGGAACTTGACCTCCAGTACTCAGCAGCTTACCTACCAGCTTTATGCTCCCTCGCTGGCAAACTACGACCGAACGATCGTTTTCTCGAAGATTCAGCGAGACCTTCTAGCCCGGTTAGGCGTTCCCAAAGCGAAGCTTGCCGTTATTCCGAATGGAGTGGATGCCGAGAAATACTCTCCGGGTCTATCAAAACTTAAAACCGAGCTGAACGCTCAGCGAATCTTTGTCTACCAGGGTCGGATTTCAGTTGAGAAGAACGTCGAGTCCTTACTGCGTGCCTGGAAGCACTCTGAGATGAGGCAGGGCAGCAAACTGGTGATTGTGGGCAACGGTCCGCTTGCACCTTCCCTCATGGCAACCTATGGCGAAGAAATGGGCGTGATTTGGCTGGGCTTTGTGGCAGACGAACAGCAGCGCATCCAGATCTTGCGGGGCTCTGATGTATTTATCCTGCCTTCCCTGGTCGAAGGGCTGTCTCTCTCCCTTCTGGAAGCAATGGCTTGTGGAGTTGCCTGCTTCGCCACTGACGCCGGAGCTGATGGAGAAGTCATGGAAAGCGGAGCCGGGGTAGTTTTGAGCACACAACGAGTTGCAACTCAACTGCAAACGCTCCTGCCGCTCTTTCAAGACCATCCTGAACTGACAATGCTTCTGGGGCGAAAAGCTCGTCAACGAGTTCTCGATCGCTACACGCTCAAAGAAAATATTACGCAGATAGAAGCCCTCTACAAGAAGGTGCTGCAAGAACAGCGGGTCTATTTCAGCAGTTCTGTCTAG
- a CDS encoding ABC transporter ATP-binding protein — MSQTAVKDQNASETNTKLDVELRKVFKVFEGETAVRGIDLDIRQGEFFSILGPSGCGKTTTLRLVAGFEEPTGGEILIRGESMTHVPPYKRPVNTVFQSYALFNHMTVWDNVAFGLRIKRNRASEVHQRVTDVLRLVKMESFARRYPAQLSGGQQQRVALARALVNRPTVVLLDEPLGALDLKLRKEMQMELSNLHQDLGVTFVMVTHDQEEALSLSDRIAVMNNGRIEQIGSPSEIYELPQTPFVADFIGDTNLFQARVEAVYASSLQVVTDKGLKLLVKPQAGWHTSPPTEVVVSVRPEKIHVGPVERSDQVNSFEGKLKNVMYLGTHVHYVVELTTGDRLTVLQPNRAESLLDLHCSVQVCWSASDCLALSS, encoded by the coding sequence ATGTCTCAGACTGCTGTAAAAGACCAGAATGCCTCTGAAACCAACACAAAGCTAGACGTAGAACTCCGCAAAGTCTTTAAAGTATTCGAGGGTGAAACTGCAGTCCGAGGCATCGATCTGGACATTCGGCAGGGCGAGTTTTTTAGTATTTTGGGTCCATCAGGCTGTGGTAAAACCACGACACTGCGATTAGTTGCTGGCTTTGAAGAACCGACAGGCGGAGAGATCCTGATTCGGGGTGAATCCATGACTCATGTACCACCCTACAAACGACCTGTTAATACAGTTTTTCAGAGCTACGCCTTGTTCAATCACATGACCGTTTGGGACAATGTTGCCTTTGGCTTGCGAATCAAGCGAAACCGGGCTTCAGAGGTGCATCAACGAGTAACAGACGTGCTGCGCTTGGTGAAGATGGAGTCTTTTGCCCGACGCTACCCAGCTCAACTTTCAGGGGGACAACAGCAAAGAGTTGCTTTGGCAAGAGCACTGGTCAATCGTCCAACTGTCGTGCTGCTTGATGAACCCCTTGGCGCCTTGGATCTCAAGCTGCGTAAGGAAATGCAGATGGAACTCTCCAACCTGCATCAAGATCTGGGGGTGACGTTTGTGATGGTGACGCATGACCAGGAAGAAGCGCTGAGCCTGTCCGATCGCATTGCAGTGATGAACAACGGCAGGATTGAGCAAATTGGTTCTCCCAGCGAAATTTATGAACTGCCTCAGACCCCATTTGTCGCAGACTTTATTGGCGACACGAATTTGTTTCAAGCGAGAGTCGAAGCGGTTTATGCCTCCTCCTTGCAAGTCGTGACAGACAAAGGCTTAAAACTTCTGGTCAAGCCGCAAGCAGGCTGGCATACCTCCCCTCCCACCGAAGTTGTTGTGAGTGTCCGCCCTGAAAAGATTCATGTTGGTCCGGTAGAACGGAGTGATCAGGTCAACTCATTTGAGGGCAAGCTAAAAAATGTCATGTATCTAGGAACGCACGTTCACTATGTTGTAGAACTGACCACGGGCGATCGACTGACAGTTTTACAGCCCAATCGGGCAGAGAGCCTGTTAGATCTACATTGTTCTGTCCAGGTCTGCTGGTCTGCCTCTGATTGTCTAGCCCTATCTTCTTAA
- a CDS encoding Tab2/Atab2 family RNA-binding protein: MTLWQADLYRRPLQDEAGNSLWELVVCDVDRAFTATAFCPQSQVDSAWITQQLQQWIETSSKPDRLQVFRPQAASLLASACEPLGIKVEPTRRTAVLKQYLQQRAKEYPQLPNYNNQPYEPVKLDKPAPLPLSESLWGDQWRFASIAAADLISAFEHRPIPIREIPDFLLPINLQIPSTTPIPGVIIDGGKKSMQLAKWLQRSRPVSLNYIPGQPDGLILEAGLVERWVLTTFEDSDVITAARLFRERQIAAKGLHFLLVQPDDSGMTYSGFWLLQNEVDR; encoded by the coding sequence ATGACTCTTTGGCAAGCTGATTTGTACCGTCGTCCGCTTCAAGATGAGGCAGGCAATTCTTTGTGGGAACTGGTTGTTTGTGATGTCGATCGCGCGTTCACTGCCACTGCATTTTGTCCTCAATCACAGGTTGATTCTGCCTGGATTACGCAACAGCTCCAGCAATGGATTGAGACATCTAGCAAGCCCGATCGTCTGCAAGTATTTCGCCCCCAGGCTGCTAGTCTATTGGCTTCTGCTTGTGAACCGCTGGGTATTAAAGTGGAGCCAACTCGTCGGACTGCGGTACTAAAGCAATATTTACAGCAAAGAGCTAAAGAATATCCGCAACTGCCAAACTACAACAACCAGCCTTATGAGCCTGTCAAGCTCGACAAACCTGCTCCCTTACCGCTGTCAGAAAGCCTCTGGGGAGATCAATGGCGTTTTGCCTCGATCGCCGCTGCTGATTTGATTTCTGCCTTTGAGCATCGCCCCATTCCGATTCGAGAAATCCCCGATTTTCTATTACCAATTAACCTACAAATTCCTTCCACAACGCCAATTCCTGGTGTGATTATTGACGGCGGTAAAAAGTCAATGCAGTTGGCAAAATGGCTGCAGCGATCGCGCCCGGTTTCGCTGAACTATATTCCTGGTCAACCCGATGGTTTGATTCTGGAAGCTGGATTGGTCGAACGATGGGTGCTGACGACGTTTGAGGATAGTGATGTGATTACGGCTGCGCGATTGTTTCGAGAACGGCAAATAGCGGCAAAAGGTCTACATTTTTTGTTAGTACAACCCGACGATTCAGGAATGACCTACAGCGGATTTTGGCTGCTGCAAAACGAAGTAGATAGATAA
- a CDS encoding CapA family protein: MNYQDRLVQARQGNAAAIATLLQQALATRGIQVRAICQDKRLHVLLEADQVPDRQIYTRAVYAALLCLGAQNVYSVRIYGRETHASQPTWTQSFTVKQLVLPALLQPPIVEKPPIIEKQSVEKQSKSPVVSQPAKSKPTINRSRQAKLRRRPKLKTPAFVSSQPLSSKANDYRSGLPFLLIVGASLGIGLGANALLNGRETGNPAATAKLTIPETPAPIAPSPIAAPNPQSELPIAPPAAQTQQTITIKAVGDLIPGSNATGSPLPADVGEALAGEKQLLFGNIKAFLGEADITFGNFESTLTDYPYSAKDTSQNMTFAFRTPPVYAQMLKDVGFDVLSVANNHSMDFGEQGFEDTIANINQTGMKAVGKKGQILYLEVNQVPIAFIGFSYLDYHNSINDLESAAALVQEAKQKAKIVVISVHAGAEGSDQTHVSNQTEYFYGENRGNLVQFARFVIDQGASLVLGHGPHVPRAVELYQGKLIAYSLGNFMGYGTLSTEGALGYSLILQAQLDTQGGFVGGRVLPVALDRNGIPYLDDYFQSVILVRNMTQNNFPQTPLAIDDMGYIVRTDQQQVFPGGSPPDP; this comes from the coding sequence GTGAACTATCAAGATAGGTTAGTTCAGGCTAGACAAGGGAACGCTGCTGCCATTGCTACACTGCTGCAACAAGCCCTCGCAACGAGAGGTATCCAGGTTCGGGCAATCTGCCAAGATAAGCGTTTGCACGTTTTGCTGGAGGCGGATCAAGTCCCCGATCGCCAAATTTATACTCGTGCTGTTTATGCTGCTCTGCTGTGCTTAGGAGCGCAGAACGTTTATTCAGTTCGGATTTATGGACGAGAAACCCATGCGTCTCAACCGACCTGGACGCAAAGCTTTACGGTGAAACAATTGGTTTTGCCCGCCTTACTGCAGCCCCCGATCGTAGAGAAGCCCCCGATCATAGAGAAGCAATCTGTTGAGAAGCAATCAAAATCTCCAGTTGTCAGTCAACCTGCAAAGAGCAAGCCTACAATAAACCGATCGCGTCAGGCAAAATTGCGGCGGAGACCAAAGCTGAAAACGCCTGCATTTGTTTCATCACAGCCCTTATCCTCCAAAGCTAACGATTATCGATCGGGCTTACCGTTTTTGCTAATTGTTGGTGCGAGTCTGGGAATCGGGCTGGGTGCGAATGCTCTCTTAAACGGACGCGAAACCGGAAATCCTGCAGCCACCGCAAAACTGACGATCCCCGAAACCCCTGCCCCGATCGCACCTTCACCTATTGCTGCCCCTAACCCCCAATCTGAACTGCCGATCGCTCCCCCTGCGGCTCAAACTCAACAAACCATCACTATCAAAGCAGTCGGAGATCTGATCCCAGGGAGTAATGCGACAGGCAGCCCTTTACCCGCTGATGTAGGAGAAGCCTTAGCAGGCGAGAAACAGCTTTTGTTCGGCAATATCAAGGCTTTCTTAGGCGAAGCCGATATCACCTTTGGCAACTTTGAAAGCACGCTGACTGATTATCCTTACTCCGCGAAAGATACAAGTCAGAATATGACCTTTGCCTTCCGCACACCCCCAGTTTATGCCCAGATGTTGAAGGACGTGGGCTTTGATGTGTTGAGTGTGGCAAACAATCACTCAATGGATTTTGGTGAGCAGGGGTTTGAAGACACGATCGCCAACATCAACCAAACGGGCATGAAAGCGGTGGGCAAAAAGGGGCAGATCCTCTATCTGGAGGTGAACCAGGTGCCGATCGCCTTTATTGGCTTTAGCTATCTCGACTATCACAATTCCATCAACGACCTGGAATCTGCTGCTGCTCTGGTGCAGGAAGCCAAACAGAAAGCAAAAATTGTCGTCATTTCTGTTCATGCCGGAGCCGAAGGCAGCGACCAAACCCATGTGAGCAACCAAACCGAATACTTTTATGGCGAGAATCGGGGCAATCTCGTTCAGTTTGCTCGTTTCGTGATCGATCAGGGTGCATCGCTGGTGCTGGGGCATGGTCCGCATGTTCCGAGAGCCGTCGAACTCTATCAGGGTAAGCTAATTGCCTATTCGCTCGGTAACTTTATGGGTTATGGCACCCTTTCCACTGAGGGCGCGTTAGGCTACTCGCTGATTCTGCAAGCCCAGTTGGATACCCAAGGTGGTTTTGTTGGAGGCAGAGTTTTGCCTGTCGCATTAGACCGAAACGGCATCCCTTATTTGGACGACTATTTTCAGAGCGTCATTCTGGTTCGCAATATGACCCAAAACAACTTTCCCCAAACTCCGCTGGCGATCGATGATATGGGCTATATTGTCCGCACTGATCAGCAGCAGGTTTTCCCTGGTGGTTCTCCTCCTGATCCCTAA
- a CDS encoding spermidine/putrescine ABC transporter substrate-binding protein — protein sequence MPPTHSRASRPVAQSPQETATNRRKFLSTVAAAASSIVLSNCARNLSNPNVSASESPGSGSPSPGANNRTLYIYTWANYTDDELLKSFEAKTGIRPVVDIFDSNEAMLAKIQSGGGSAYSIIFPSDYMVVEMIGLGLLSPLDKSKLPGLDNLNPKWSNPIYDPNNAHSVPATWGTTGLIYNPEKLGKAITDWNFLWQNKGSLKRQVTLINDVREVMGAALRSLGYSYNSTDPAQIEKAYKKLVELKPTIASFLTNGWEDQLASGDISIAMAYSSDALALIEEKPSLKYVIPQSGSSLWTDTMVIPKSAPNPDAAYQWLNFLLDPQNAAKLVERLKFATPNQAAYKLLPTDLKNNKGLFPPNNLLAKSEGVAPVPTKTADLYDRYWTQLTSA from the coding sequence ATGCCGCCAACCCATTCTCGGGCTTCTCGCCCAGTTGCCCAATCGCCACAGGAAACCGCAACGAATAGACGCAAATTTCTTAGCACTGTTGCAGCGGCAGCTTCTAGCATTGTGCTCTCAAACTGTGCCCGCAATTTGTCAAACCCCAATGTTTCTGCAAGTGAAAGCCCTGGTTCTGGCAGCCCTAGCCCTGGAGCCAACAACAGGACGCTCTATATCTACACCTGGGCAAACTATACCGATGATGAACTGCTAAAAAGCTTTGAGGCAAAAACTGGCATTCGCCCCGTTGTCGATATTTTTGACTCCAATGAGGCAATGCTGGCAAAGATTCAGTCTGGGGGTGGGAGTGCTTACAGCATCATCTTTCCCTCCGACTATATGGTGGTGGAGATGATTGGGCTGGGACTACTTTCGCCGCTGGACAAATCAAAACTTCCAGGGCTAGATAACCTCAATCCCAAGTGGAGCAATCCGATTTATGACCCCAACAATGCTCACAGCGTTCCGGCAACTTGGGGTACAACTGGGCTAATTTATAATCCAGAGAAGCTCGGCAAAGCGATCACAGACTGGAACTTCCTCTGGCAAAACAAAGGTTCTCTGAAGCGACAAGTCACGCTAATTAATGACGTGCGTGAAGTGATGGGGGCAGCTCTTCGGTCGCTCGGCTACTCCTACAACTCAACTGACCCAGCCCAGATCGAAAAAGCTTACAAAAAGCTCGTTGAGCTAAAACCAACGATCGCCTCTTTTCTGACGAACGGTTGGGAAGACCAGCTCGCCAGCGGTGACATTTCCATTGCCATGGCTTACTCTTCCGATGCACTGGCTCTAATCGAAGAAAAACCTTCTCTCAAGTATGTCATTCCTCAATCGGGCAGTTCTCTGTGGACAGATACAATGGTCATCCCCAAATCTGCCCCAAACCCCGATGCAGCTTACCAGTGGCTCAACTTTCTCCTCGACCCCCAAAACGCAGCTAAGCTCGTTGAGCGCCTCAAGTTCGCCACACCCAATCAAGCAGCCTATAAACTCCTCCCCACTGATCTGAAAAATAACAAGGGGCTATTTCCCCCCAACAACCTGCTGGCAAAATCTGAGGGGGTTGCTCCCGTCCCGACCAAAACTGCTGATCTCTACGATCGCTACTGGACGCAGCTTACCAGCGCCTAA
- the mrdA gene encoding penicillin-binding protein 2, with translation MALSQPSPLSQSSHQRNNARTVGRQYQSLLVMLVISLLLLGGIGSRLAYLQLFQGDRNRQLADTNRIRLIPRQPERGKVLDRRGKILAGNRLSYAVFLWPISNSKEEWTRILPHLARILNIPQKTIESRLKQAGYESPVLVRIARGLSPAQVTALAEYSQALKGVQVNAEAVRNYPYGDLAAHVLGYTGEMSDADLKAKQGEGYRLGDVIGQMGVESAFEQQLRGEWGGQQVEVDGIGRVLRVLGEKPARAGNDVQLTIDLDLQRAAERALGDRKGSIVAIDPRNGAVLAMVSRPAFDPNLFSTYITDAQWKQLQSLEFPFVNRALQGYPPASTFKIVTTTAAIESGKFPIGTVLPTYPYVEVGGIQFWDWNRAGFGPLDFPGAMAWSSDTFFYQTALGMGEEPLVQWMRRFGFGQKTGIEIAAEEAAGLVPDPPWKEKELKEPWYVGDTVNMSIGQGYIQTSPLQVAVMFAVAANGGYRVKPHLLMDNQVERWRESLKMRPETIETLEAGLRQVITSGTGTALNVSTLPPVAGKSGTAEDPPRPSHTWFGAYAPASKPEIVVVSFGENSGGGGGSVAAPMVRQVLETYFNGTPVKEAAQPAAVRTD, from the coding sequence ATGGCTTTATCACAACCCTCACCGCTTTCTCAGTCTTCTCATCAGCGAAACAATGCGCGAACCGTTGGGCGGCAATATCAATCTCTGCTGGTGATGCTCGTCATTAGCTTGCTGCTTTTGGGCGGAATTGGCAGCCGTTTAGCTTACTTACAGCTATTTCAGGGTGATCGGAACCGTCAACTTGCCGACACTAACCGGATTCGACTGATTCCACGCCAGCCCGAACGCGGTAAAGTTCTCGATCGACGTGGCAAAATTCTTGCTGGAAATCGCTTATCTTATGCGGTGTTTCTCTGGCCCATCTCGAACTCAAAAGAAGAGTGGACAAGGATTCTCCCCCATCTCGCCAGAATTCTGAACATTCCGCAAAAGACGATCGAAAGCCGCCTGAAGCAAGCGGGCTATGAGTCTCCGGTGCTGGTGCGGATTGCGCGAGGTCTCAGCCCAGCACAGGTTACTGCGTTAGCCGAGTATAGTCAGGCACTTAAGGGCGTGCAGGTTAATGCAGAAGCCGTTCGCAACTACCCTTATGGAGACCTGGCTGCCCACGTCTTAGGCTATACGGGTGAAATGAGCGATGCAGACCTGAAAGCAAAGCAGGGAGAGGGCTATCGTCTGGGTGATGTGATCGGGCAGATGGGGGTTGAGTCGGCATTTGAGCAGCAGTTACGCGGCGAATGGGGTGGGCAACAGGTTGAGGTTGATGGAATTGGGCGAGTCTTACGAGTTTTAGGTGAAAAGCCTGCCAGAGCCGGAAACGACGTACAGCTAACCATTGATCTGGATCTTCAGCGTGCTGCAGAGCGAGCATTAGGCGATCGCAAAGGGTCAATTGTGGCCATCGATCCCCGCAATGGGGCAGTGTTGGCAATGGTGAGTCGTCCAGCATTTGACCCCAATTTGTTCTCAACCTATATTACGGATGCTCAGTGGAAGCAGCTTCAGAGCCTGGAATTTCCATTTGTGAATCGAGCACTTCAAGGCTATCCGCCTGCCAGTACCTTCAAGATTGTGACGACGACAGCGGCGATCGAGTCGGGTAAGTTTCCAATTGGCACGGTCTTACCCACTTATCCCTATGTTGAGGTGGGCGGCATTCAGTTTTGGGACTGGAATCGGGCAGGCTTTGGTCCACTCGATTTTCCGGGGGCGATGGCATGGAGTAGCGACACCTTTTTCTATCAAACTGCCCTTGGTATGGGTGAAGAACCTCTGGTTCAGTGGATGCGTCGCTTTGGATTCGGACAAAAAACGGGAATCGAGATCGCGGCTGAAGAAGCGGCAGGACTGGTTCCTGATCCACCCTGGAAAGAGAAAGAACTCAAAGAACCCTGGTATGTGGGCGATACAGTGAACATGTCGATCGGGCAGGGCTATATCCAAACCTCGCCGCTTCAGGTTGCTGTCATGTTTGCCGTTGCAGCGAATGGAGGCTATCGGGTCAAGCCACACTTGCTGATGGATAACCAAGTTGAACGCTGGCGGGAGTCCCTCAAAATGCGTCCAGAAACCATAGAAACTCTAGAGGCTGGATTGCGTCAGGTGATTACAAGCGGCACAGGCACAGCCTTAAATGTATCGACGCTGCCTCCGGTTGCTGGAAAAAGTGGAACAGCAGAAGATCCTCCACGCCCGTCTCATACTTGGTTTGGAGCCTATGCACCTGCTAGTAAGCCCGAAATTGTCGTTGTGTCGTTTGGCGAAAATTCTGGGGGAGGCGGGGGTTCAGTTGCAGCTCCAATGGTACGTCAGGTACTAGAGACTTATTTCAACGGAACTCCAGTGAAAGAGGCAGCTCAGCCAGCAGCAGTACGGACAGATTAA
- a CDS encoding ABC transporter permease: protein MLRSPKPKLRFSWQMLFTLLMFGFMYFPILVLAFYSFNGSRFSSNWGGFSLKWYMSLLNDSRIQSALQDSLVVAFTAVSISAVLGTMMAVGLAKYRFPGKGLYRGISYLPLIIPDIAIAVATLVFLVYVGVSLSLWTIIAAHIVFCLAYVAVVVSTRLAGLNPHLEEAALDLGATPTQAFIKVLLPELMPAILSGCLLAFVLSMDDLLISSFTAGGGANTLPMEIFSRVRTGVKPDINALSVVLILTSGVLAFASEYIRYRSTRRRLQ, encoded by the coding sequence ATGCTCCGTTCACCAAAACCAAAGCTCCGCTTCTCCTGGCAGATGCTCTTTACGCTGCTCATGTTTGGGTTTATGTATTTTCCCATTCTGGTGCTCGCGTTCTATAGCTTCAATGGGTCGCGGTTTAGTTCAAACTGGGGCGGCTTTAGCCTCAAATGGTACATGAGCCTGCTGAACGATAGTCGAATTCAGTCCGCGCTGCAAGATAGCCTGGTTGTGGCGTTTACTGCAGTCAGCATCTCGGCGGTATTGGGAACGATGATGGCAGTTGGGCTGGCAAAATATCGCTTTCCGGGTAAGGGGCTTTATCGCGGCATTTCCTATCTACCGCTGATTATTCCAGACATTGCGATCGCAGTTGCGACGTTGGTTTTTCTGGTTTATGTGGGCGTTTCCCTGAGTCTCTGGACGATTATTGCAGCCCATATTGTGTTTTGTTTGGCGTATGTCGCTGTGGTTGTCTCAACGCGACTTGCAGGCTTAAATCCTCATCTTGAAGAAGCTGCCCTTGATCTGGGAGCAACGCCAACCCAGGCATTTATTAAGGTTCTTTTGCCCGAACTGATGCCTGCCATCCTATCTGGTTGTCTGCTGGCGTTTGTGCTGAGCATGGATGATCTGCTGATTTCCAGCTTCACTGCGGGTGGGGGCGCAAATACGCTGCCCATGGAAATCTTTAGCCGCGTTCGGACAGGCGTCAAGCCCGACATTAATGCGCTGAGCGTTGTGCTGATCCTGACTTCTGGCGTTCTGGCATTTGCCTCAGAGTACATTCGCTATCGCAGCACTCGCCGCAGGCTTCAGTAG